In Enterobacter pseudoroggenkampii, one genomic interval encodes:
- the yaaA gene encoding peroxide stress protein YaaA, which produces MLILISPAKTLDYQSPLATERYTQPELLDYSQQLIREARKLSAPQIASLMSISDKLADLNATRFHEWHPDFTPSNARQAILAFKGDVYTGLQAEDFSEADFDFAQQHLRMLSGLYGVLRPLDLMQPYRLEMGIRLENAKGKDLYHFWGDIITDKLNAALRAQGDNVVINLASDEYYKSVKPKKLDAEIIKPVFLDEKNGKFKVISFYAKKARGLMSRYIIQNRLTKPEQLTAFNSEGYFFDEASSGKGELVFKRHEQ; this is translated from the coding sequence ATGCTGATTCTGATTTCACCTGCAAAAACGCTCGACTACCAGAGCCCACTCGCCACCGAGCGCTATACCCAGCCTGAACTGCTGGACTACTCGCAACAGCTGATCCGCGAAGCGCGCAAGCTCTCTGCACCGCAGATCGCCTCACTGATGAGCATCAGCGACAAGCTGGCCGATCTGAACGCGACCCGCTTTCACGAGTGGCACCCGGATTTCACCCCCTCTAACGCTCGCCAGGCGATTCTGGCGTTTAAAGGCGATGTCTATACCGGCCTGCAGGCGGAAGATTTTAGCGAAGCCGATTTCGATTTTGCCCAGCAGCATCTGCGCATGCTGTCGGGTCTGTACGGCGTACTGCGCCCGCTGGATCTGATGCAGCCCTATCGTCTGGAGATGGGGATTCGTCTGGAGAATGCCAAAGGCAAAGATCTGTACCATTTCTGGGGCGATATCATCACCGATAAGCTGAACGCGGCACTGCGCGCTCAGGGCGATAACGTGGTGATTAACCTGGCATCCGATGAATACTACAAGTCAGTGAAGCCGAAAAAGCTGGATGCAGAGATTATCAAACCGGTGTTCCTCGACGAGAAGAACGGTAAGTTCAAGGTGATCAGCTTCTACGCCAAGAAAGCGCGTGGCCTGATGAGCCGCTACATCATCCAGAACCGTCTGACGAAGCCGGAGCAGCTGACCGCCTTCAACAGCGAAGGCTATTTCTTTGACGAGGCGTCGTCAGGGAAAGGCGAGCTGGTGTTTAAGCGCCACGAGCAGTAA
- a CDS encoding DUF2502 domain-containing protein translates to MSTLKPVLIALSLMLVAPMAVQASEITLVPAVKLQIGDQDNNGHYWDGGRWRDHDWWKAHYDWRDNHWRPHDEHRKHDDRHDDHHHDDHRDDRGPDWKHH, encoded by the coding sequence ATGTCTACACTGAAACCTGTGCTGATTGCGCTTTCACTGATGCTGGTCGCTCCCATGGCGGTACAGGCATCCGAAATCACCCTTGTGCCTGCGGTCAAACTGCAGATTGGCGACCAGGATAATAACGGTCACTACTGGGACGGCGGCCGCTGGCGCGACCACGACTGGTGGAAAGCGCATTATGACTGGCGCGATAACCACTGGCGTCCGCATGATGAGCATCGTAAACATGACGATCGCCATGACGACCATCACCACGATGACCACCGCGACGATCGCGGCCCTGACTGGAAACACCATTAA
- the thrC gene encoding threonine synthase has protein sequence MKLYNLKDHNEQVSFAQAVTQGLGKNQGLFFPHDLPEFHLTDIDELLKQDFVTRSTKILSAFIGDEIPQELLEERVRAAFAFPAPVKQVEPDVGCLELFHGPTLAFKDFGGRFMAQMLTHISGDKPVTILTATSGDTGAAVAHAFYGLKNVRVVILYPKGKISPLQEKLFCTLGGNIETVAIDGDFDACQALVKQAFDDEELKVALGLNSANSINISRLLAQICYYFEAVAQLPQEARNQLVISVPSGNFGDLTAGLLAKSLGLPVKRFIAATNANDTVPRFLKDGKWAPNATQATLSNAMDVSQPNNWPRVEELFRRKIWRLGDLGYAAVTDETTKATMRELKAVGYTSEPHAAIAYRALRDQLNPGEYGLFLGTAHPAKFKESVEAILGETLPLPKELAERADLPLLSHELPADFAALRKLMMTRA, from the coding sequence ATGAAACTCTATAACCTTAAAGATCATAACGAGCAGGTCAGCTTCGCGCAGGCGGTCACTCAGGGGCTGGGCAAAAACCAGGGGCTGTTCTTCCCGCATGACCTGCCGGAATTCCACCTGACCGACATCGACGAACTGCTGAAGCAGGACTTTGTCACCCGCAGCACTAAAATTCTTTCGGCGTTTATCGGCGACGAAATCCCTCAGGAGCTGCTGGAAGAGCGCGTGCGTGCGGCGTTCGCTTTCCCGGCACCGGTGAAGCAGGTGGAGCCTGACGTTGGCTGCCTGGAGCTGTTCCACGGCCCGACCCTGGCGTTCAAAGACTTCGGCGGCCGCTTTATGGCGCAGATGCTGACCCACATCAGCGGCGACAAGCCGGTGACCATCCTGACCGCGACCTCCGGGGATACCGGTGCGGCGGTGGCGCACGCGTTCTACGGCCTGAAAAACGTCCGCGTGGTGATCCTCTATCCGAAAGGCAAAATCAGCCCGCTGCAGGAAAAACTGTTCTGTACGCTCGGCGGCAACATTGAAACCGTGGCAATTGACGGTGATTTCGATGCCTGTCAGGCGCTGGTCAAGCAGGCCTTCGACGACGAAGAGCTGAAGGTGGCCCTGGGTCTGAACTCTGCCAACTCTATCAACATCAGCCGTCTGCTGGCGCAGATCTGCTACTACTTCGAAGCGGTGGCGCAGCTGCCGCAGGAAGCGCGTAACCAGCTGGTGATCTCCGTGCCGAGCGGTAACTTTGGTGACCTGACGGCTGGCCTGCTGGCGAAATCCCTGGGTCTGCCGGTGAAACGCTTTATCGCCGCCACCAACGCTAACGACACCGTGCCGCGCTTCCTGAAAGACGGGAAGTGGGCGCCGAACGCCACGCAGGCAACGCTCTCTAACGCCATGGACGTGAGCCAGCCGAACAACTGGCCACGCGTGGAAGAGCTGTTCCGCCGTAAGATCTGGCGTCTGGGCGATCTGGGCTACGCCGCGGTGACGGATGAAACCACCAAAGCGACCATGCGCGAGCTGAAGGCGGTGGGGTATACCTCTGAACCGCATGCGGCGATTGCTTACCGCGCGCTGCGCGACCAGCTTAACCCGGGTGAATATGGCCTGTTCCTGGGCACCGCGCATCCGGCGAAGTTTAAAGAGAGCGTGGAAGCGATCCTGGGCGAAACGCTGCCGCTGCCGAAAGAGCTGGCCGAGCGTGCCGACCTGCCGCTGCTGTCACATGAGCTGCCGGCAGACTTTGCCGCGCTGCGTAAGCTGATGATGACCCGAGCATAA
- the thrB gene encoding homoserine kinase, giving the protein MVKVYAPASSANMSVGFDVLGAAVTPVDGSLLGDTVTVEAADSFSLNNVGRFASKLPSEPRENIVYQCWERFCQEIGKNVPVAMTLEKSMPIGSGLGSSACSVVAALVAMNEHCGKPLNNNRLLGLMGELEGRISGSIHYDNVAPCFLGGMQLMIEENGIISQQVPGFDEWLWVLAYPGIKVSTAEARAILPAQYRRQDCIAHGRHLAGFIHACYTRQPQLAAKLMKDVIAEPYRTKLLPGFNEARQASMDIGAQACGISGSGPTLFALCDKPDTAQRVADWLSKHYLQNQEGFVHICRLDTAGARVLG; this is encoded by the coding sequence ATGGTCAAAGTTTATGCCCCGGCTTCCAGCGCGAATATGAGCGTCGGATTTGATGTGCTGGGTGCGGCGGTGACGCCGGTGGATGGTTCGCTGCTGGGCGATACGGTTACGGTTGAAGCGGCAGACAGCTTCAGCCTGAACAACGTGGGCCGCTTCGCCAGCAAACTGCCGTCTGAGCCGCGCGAAAATATCGTCTATCAGTGCTGGGAACGCTTCTGTCAGGAGATCGGCAAAAACGTGCCGGTTGCCATGACGCTGGAAAAAAGTATGCCGATCGGCTCAGGTCTGGGCTCCAGCGCCTGCTCGGTGGTCGCCGCGCTGGTGGCGATGAACGAGCACTGCGGCAAGCCGCTGAACAACAACCGCCTGCTGGGGTTAATGGGCGAGCTGGAAGGGCGCATCTCCGGCAGCATTCACTATGACAACGTGGCGCCGTGCTTCCTCGGCGGCATGCAGCTGATGATCGAAGAAAATGGCATCATCAGCCAGCAGGTGCCAGGGTTTGATGAGTGGCTGTGGGTGCTGGCCTATCCGGGTATCAAGGTTTCAACCGCGGAAGCGCGTGCGATCCTGCCCGCGCAGTATCGTCGTCAGGACTGTATTGCCCACGGGCGTCATCTGGCGGGCTTTATCCACGCCTGCTACACCCGCCAGCCGCAGCTGGCGGCCAAACTGATGAAGGACGTCATTGCCGAGCCGTACCGCACGAAGCTGCTGCCCGGCTTTAACGAGGCGCGACAGGCATCGATGGATATCGGCGCGCAGGCGTGCGGCATCTCCGGCTCCGGGCCGACGCTGTTCGCCCTGTGCGACAAACCTGATACCGCGCAGCGCGTGGCGGACTGGCTCTCTAAACACTACCTGCAAAATCAGGAAGGCTTTGTTCATATTTGCCGTCTGGACACGGCTGGCGCACGAGTACTGGGATAA